One region of Miscanthus floridulus cultivar M001 chromosome 19, ASM1932011v1, whole genome shotgun sequence genomic DNA includes:
- the LOC136527069 gene encoding GDP-mannose 4,6 dehydratase 1-like — translation MAHSNGAAAGDGETAPVPRSLAPARKVALITGITGQDGSYLTELLLSKGYEVHGLIRRSSNFNTQRLDHIYHDPHAVPSSPRPPMRLHYADLSDSSSLRRALDAISPDEVYNLAAQSHVAVSFEVPDYTADVTATGALRLLEAVRLSRKPIRYYQAGSSEMFGSTPPPQSEDTPFHPRSPYAAAKVAAHWYTVNYREAYGIFACNGVLFNHESPRRGENFVTRKITRAVGRIKVGLQTKVFLGNLSAARDWGFAGDYVEAMWLMLQQDQPADYVVATEESHTVEEFLQAAFGYAGLNWKDHVVIDKKYFRPAEVDSLKGDSTKARRVLKWKPKVGFQQLVEMMVDHDIELAKKEKVLVDAGYRDPKQQP, via the coding sequence ATGGCTCATTCCAACGGCGCGGCCGCCGGCGACGGCGAGACCGCCCCGGTGCCGCGGTCCCTCGCGCCGGCGCGGAAGGTGGCGCTGATCACGGGCATCACGGGGCAGGACGGGAGCTACCTGACGGAGCTGCTTCTCTCCAAGGGGTACGAGGTGCACGGCCTCATCCGCCGCTCCTCCAACTTCAACACGCAGCGGCTGGACCACATCTACCACGACCCGCACGCGGTGCCGTCGTCGCCACGGCCCCCGATGCGGCTCCACTACGCCGACCTCTCCGACTCCTCCTCCCTCCGCCGCGCGCTCGACGCCATCTCCCCCGACGAGGTCTACAACCTCGCCGCGCAGTCGCACGTCGCCGTCTCCTTCGAGGTCCCCGACTACACCGCCGACGTCACCGCCACGGGGGCGCTCCGCCTCCTCGAGGCCGTCCGCCTGTCGCGCAAGCCCATCCGCTACTACCAGGCGGGCTCTTCGGAGATGTTCggctccacgccgccgccgcagagCGAGGACACGCCCTTCCACCCGCGCTCCCCCTACGCCGCCGCCAAGGTCGCCGCGCACTGGTACACCGTCAACTACCGCGAGGCCTACGGCATCTTCGCCTGCAACGGCGTGCTCTTCAACCATGAGTCCCCGCGCCGCGGCGAGAACTTCGTCACGCGCAAGATCACGCGCGCCGTCGGCCGCATCAAGGTCGGCCTGCAGACCAAGGTCTTCCTCGGCAACCTCTCGGCGGCCAGGGACTGGGGATTCGCGGGGGACTACGTCGAGGCAATGTGGCTCATGCTGCAGCAGGATCAGCCAGCCGATTATGTCGTCGCCACTGAGGAATCCCACACCGTCGAGGAGTTCTTGCAGGCTGCCTTCGGCTACGCTGGGCTCAACTGGAAGGATCATGTGGTCATTGACAAGAAGTACTTCCGGCCTGCAGAGGTCGACAGCCTCAAGGGGGACTCCACCAAGGCCAGGAGGGTGCTCAAATGGAAGCCCAAGGTTGGGTTCCAGCAGCTCGTGGAGATGATGGTTGATCACGACATTGAGCTCGCCAAGAAGGAGAAGGTCCTGGTGGATGCTGGCTACCGTGACCCCAAGCAGCAGCCATAG